In a single window of the Mauremys reevesii isolate NIE-2019 linkage group 3, ASM1616193v1, whole genome shotgun sequence genome:
- the PDCD2 gene encoding programmed cell death protein 2 isoform X2, which translates to MGSRVELGFAEEAAPWRLRSAQFPSKVGGRPAWLGESGLPGPAELRCGRCGRPCAFLLQLYAPLPGRPDAFHRGLFVFCCRGPACYRPGAQGPLRVFRNQLPRKNDTYSYDPPPEAPPPEGHPPVSLQLQCGVHLCRVCGCLGPKACSKCHRAHYCSKDHQTVDWKLGHKLSCAQSAQLDTAIPDHKFLFPEYEIVIEPEEMETPGDSQTDADTQKNLEKHDELAAAGGAKFPQEYP; encoded by the exons ATGGGGTCGCGCGTGGAGCTGGGGTTCGCGGAGGAGGCGGCCCCGTGGCGCCTGCGCAGCGCCCAGTTCCCCAGCAAGGTGGGGGGGCGGCCGGCGTGGCTGGGCGAGTCCGGGCTGCCGGGCCCCGCTGAGCTGCGCTGCGGGCGGTGCGGGCGGCCCTGCGCCTTCCTGCTGCAGCTCTACGCGCCGCTCCCCGGCCGCCCCGACGCCTTCCACCGCGGCCTCTTCGTGTTCTGCTGCCGCGGGCCCGCCTGCTACCGGCCCGGGGCCCAGGGGCCGCTGCGAG TTTTTAGGAACCAGCTTCCGAGGAAGAATGACACCTATTCCTATGATCCACCACCTGAAGCGCCCCCTCCTGAAGGGCATCCCCCTGTGAGCCTCCAGCTTCAATGTGGAGTTCATCTGTGCAGAGTCTGTGGCTGTTTAGGGCCAAAGGCATGTTCCAAATGTCACAGGGCCCATTACTGTAGTAAAGATCATCAGACTGTAGATTGGAAATTGGGACACAAACTGTCTTGTGCGCAGTCAG CTCAACTGGACACTGCAATTCCAGATCACAAGTTCCTTTTTCCAGAGTATGAAATTGTAATAGAACCTGAGGAAATGGAAACTCCTGGCGACAGTCAAACAGATGCAGATACACAAAAGAACTTGGAGAAACATGACGAATTGGCGGCTGCAGGCGGTGCAA aattcccccaggagtatcctTAA
- the PDCD2 gene encoding programmed cell death protein 2 isoform X1: MGSRVELGFAEEAAPWRLRSAQFPSKVGGRPAWLGESGLPGPAELRCGRCGRPCAFLLQLYAPLPGRPDAFHRGLFVFCCRGPACYRPGAQGPLRVFRNQLPRKNDTYSYDPPPEAPPPEGHPPVSLQLQCGVHLCRVCGCLGPKACSKCHRAHYCSKDHQTVDWKLGHKLSCAQSAQLDTAIPDHKFLFPEYEIVIEPEEMETPGDSQTDADTQKNLEKHDELAAAGGASDGFESLDEEVLEAMAKHETREDKIFQKFKNRIAAEPEQILRYCRGGEGPIWISGENIPQMKDIPNCSCGAQRVFEFQVMPQLLNHLKVDSLGESIDWGTLVVYTCAENCNQANGYMEEFIWKQDITADST, encoded by the exons ATGGGGTCGCGCGTGGAGCTGGGGTTCGCGGAGGAGGCGGCCCCGTGGCGCCTGCGCAGCGCCCAGTTCCCCAGCAAGGTGGGGGGGCGGCCGGCGTGGCTGGGCGAGTCCGGGCTGCCGGGCCCCGCTGAGCTGCGCTGCGGGCGGTGCGGGCGGCCCTGCGCCTTCCTGCTGCAGCTCTACGCGCCGCTCCCCGGCCGCCCCGACGCCTTCCACCGCGGCCTCTTCGTGTTCTGCTGCCGCGGGCCCGCCTGCTACCGGCCCGGGGCCCAGGGGCCGCTGCGAG TTTTTAGGAACCAGCTTCCGAGGAAGAATGACACCTATTCCTATGATCCACCACCTGAAGCGCCCCCTCCTGAAGGGCATCCCCCTGTGAGCCTCCAGCTTCAATGTGGAGTTCATCTGTGCAGAGTCTGTGGCTGTTTAGGGCCAAAGGCATGTTCCAAATGTCACAGGGCCCATTACTGTAGTAAAGATCATCAGACTGTAGATTGGAAATTGGGACACAAACTGTCTTGTGCGCAGTCAG CTCAACTGGACACTGCAATTCCAGATCACAAGTTCCTTTTTCCAGAGTATGAAATTGTAATAGAACCTGAGGAAATGGAAACTCCTGGCGACAGTCAAACAGATGCAGATACACAAAAGAACTTGGAGAAACATGACGAATTGGCGGCTGCAGGCGGTGCAA GTGATGGTTTTGAGTCACTAGATGAGGAGGTATTGGAGGCAATGGCAAAACATGAGACTCGAGAAGACAAGATTTTCCAAAAGTTTAAAAATCGAATAGCTGCAGAGCCAGAACAG ATTCTCAGATACTGTCGAGGAGGAGAAGGTCCCATATGGATCTCAGGTGAAAACATTCCTCAGATGAAAGATATCCCAAATTGTTCATGTGGTGCCCAAAGGGTGTTTGAATTCCAA GTTATGCCACAACTCCTGAACCACCTGAAGGTTGATAGCCTAGGAGAAAGTATTGACTGGGGAACACTGGTAGTCTACACGTGTGCTGAAAACTGTAACCAAGCAAATGGATATATGGAGGAGTTCATCTGGAAGCAGGACATTACTGCAGACTCTACTTAA